From the Chitinolyticbacter meiyuanensis genome, one window contains:
- a CDS encoding DMT family transporter, producing MPPRLVAILQLLLLILSGSLMVVLSKGVLRAVPAHTFYWLQLAVALVTLTLYQLVRAGTLRVPRLDARSWTYVAAIGINTFLGWRLLFLVGLYDLPATTHAYLVNFVGIATMVLSVLLLREHPSLWQMVGALVALAGVSVFFRSAPPPGELYGASLLVIGIMLLALNNILVRKLALRVGERVPAAQLTMLTLWLGGLPVIVHGAWTSHGLPAVEGEHLLVIALYAVVGIAFGQSVYQHLLRTLRSYEAAVFSACGVVFSALFALPILGEQLGWHQVAGIVLMLVGIALAQWRGVFKLRMWARA from the coding sequence ATGCCGCCGCGCCTCGTCGCCATCCTGCAGCTGTTGCTACTCATCCTGTCCGGCTCCCTGATGGTGGTGCTGAGCAAGGGCGTGCTGCGTGCGGTGCCGGCCCACACCTTCTACTGGTTGCAGCTGGCGGTAGCCCTGGTCACTCTGACGCTCTACCAGCTTGTACGCGCGGGAACGCTGCGCGTGCCCCGGCTCGATGCCCGCAGCTGGACCTATGTGGCCGCCATCGGCATCAACACTTTCCTGGGCTGGCGTTTGTTGTTCCTGGTAGGCCTCTATGACCTGCCGGCCACCACGCATGCGTATCTGGTGAACTTCGTCGGCATCGCCACCATGGTGCTGTCGGTATTGCTGCTGCGCGAGCACCCCTCGCTGTGGCAAATGGTCGGCGCGCTGGTGGCGCTAGCCGGGGTCAGCGTGTTCTTTCGTAGCGCGCCGCCACCGGGCGAACTCTATGGCGCCAGTCTGCTGGTGATCGGCATCATGCTCCTGGCGTTGAACAACATCCTGGTACGCAAGCTCGCCTTGCGCGTTGGCGAGCGCGTGCCGGCGGCGCAGTTGACCATGCTCACGCTGTGGCTGGGTGGGCTGCCGGTGATCGTGCATGGCGCATGGACCAGTCATGGCCTGCCCGCTGTCGAGGGCGAGCACCTGCTGGTGATTGCACTTTACGCGGTGGTGGGGATCGCCTTCGGCCAGAGCGTGTACCAGCACTTGCTGCGCACGTTGCGCTCCTACGAGGCCGCCGTGTTCTCCGCCTGCGGCGTGGTGTTCAGCGCGCTGTTTGCCCTGCCCATTCTGGGCGAGCAGCTGGGCTGGCATCAGGTGGCCGGCATTGTGCTGATGCTGGTCGGCATCGCGCTGGCGCAATGGCGCGGTGTATTCAAGCTGCGGATGTGGGCGCGTGCTTGA
- a CDS encoding GNAT family N-acetyltransferase, translating to MSKASTSKGGAILYREASAADGAAIGLLHAQCWLGEAADKALARTIVSERQALWRERSARTDPATRLVVAESGGEPIGFACAYARRDPQFGSLLDNLHVAKAWQTQGVGSALLRDIAGWSAAVAPDDGLYLWLLPTNRAARAFYLRRGAGALITANEHAAARAAMLRFGWRRPASLLAGQH from the coding sequence ATGAGCAAAGCATCGACAAGTAAAGGCGGGGCCATCCTCTATCGCGAGGCCTCTGCCGCCGATGGGGCAGCCATCGGACTGCTGCACGCGCAATGTTGGCTGGGCGAAGCAGCCGACAAGGCTTTGGCGCGCACCATCGTGAGCGAGCGGCAGGCACTCTGGCGAGAACGCAGCGCCCGGACCGATCCGGCAACGCGGCTGGTGGTGGCCGAATCGGGTGGCGAGCCCATTGGCTTTGCCTGCGCATACGCCCGGCGTGATCCGCAGTTCGGCAGCCTGCTCGACAACCTGCATGTGGCCAAGGCCTGGCAGACACAAGGTGTAGGCAGCGCCTTGCTGCGCGATATTGCAGGCTGGTCGGCGGCTGTGGCACCCGACGATGGGCTTTACCTGTGGCTGCTGCCGACGAACCGCGCGGCACGGGCGTTCTACCTGCGCCGGGGCGCCGGCGCGTTGATCACTGCAAACGAGCACGCAGCCGCACGCGCGGCCATGCTGCGTTTTGGGTGGCGCCGGCCCGCCTCGCTGCTGGCCGGGCAGCATTGA
- a CDS encoding NUDIX domain-containing protein, with product MFAVSIKGVLSNPERQILLLRNERDEWELPGGRIEMGETPQERLAREFDEELGLQVITLSTALFEVIPGRHMFLACYRCALAGNYAPRLSDEHQAWQVFAPDRLPHALPWPYREAIACMLTS from the coding sequence ATGTTCGCTGTTTCGATCAAGGGCGTGCTGTCGAACCCCGAGCGACAGATCCTGCTGCTGCGCAACGAGCGCGACGAATGGGAGTTGCCCGGCGGGCGCATCGAGATGGGAGAAACACCGCAAGAACGCCTGGCGCGTGAATTCGATGAAGAGCTGGGCCTGCAGGTGATCACGCTCAGTACGGCGTTGTTCGAGGTCATTCCTGGGCGGCACATGTTTCTTGCCTGCTATCGCTGTGCGCTGGCTGGAAACTACGCACCACGCCTCAGTGACGAACACCAGGCGTGGCAAGTCTTTGCGCCGGATCGCTTGCCCCACGCGCTGCCTTGGCCGTACCGCGAGGCCATTGCCTGCATGCTGACCAGCTGA
- a CDS encoding GNAT family N-acetyltransferase — protein MASLLAELGYPQANLAHMTTVLTRLHGPHDRLLLADSGSGLLGLIAIHLLPQLHAPGLLGKVTGLVVTADARGQGVGRALLDAAARFARSQGAVRIEIISGNHRPEAHAFYQHLGYQRTEQSRFLAQLVGKDGT, from the coding sequence ATGGCGAGTCTGCTTGCCGAGCTGGGCTATCCACAAGCCAATCTGGCCCACATGACCACGGTATTGACCCGGCTGCATGGCCCACACGACCGCCTGCTGTTGGCCGACAGCGGCAGCGGCTTGCTGGGCCTGATCGCCATCCACCTGCTACCGCAGCTGCACGCGCCCGGGTTGCTTGGCAAGGTAACCGGGCTCGTCGTTACGGCCGATGCTCGCGGCCAGGGCGTGGGCCGTGCGCTGCTGGATGCTGCGGCCCGATTCGCCCGCAGCCAAGGCGCGGTGCGAATCGAGATCATCAGCGGCAACCACCGCCCCGAAGCGCACGCCTTCTACCAACACCTCGGCTACCAGCGTACCGAGCAAAGCCGGTTTTTAGCGCAGCTTGTCGGCAAGGATGGCACCTGA
- a CDS encoding NUDIX hydrolase, protein MAFDDLFRLSCHAVITDDQGRVLLLKSTYGTQGWGLPGGALDPAETIHEALLRECYEELGVEIRIRHLTGVYYHATYNAQAFVFRCELPQGARIRLSSEHSEHAYWVTADLSPVQQRRIRDCLAFAGEVQSARF, encoded by the coding sequence ATGGCCTTCGATGACCTGTTCCGCCTCAGCTGTCACGCCGTGATCACCGACGATCAAGGCCGTGTACTGCTGCTCAAATCCACCTACGGCACCCAAGGCTGGGGCCTGCCCGGCGGTGCGCTCGATCCTGCCGAAACCATCCACGAGGCCTTGCTGCGCGAGTGTTACGAGGAGCTGGGGGTGGAGATCCGCATTCGCCACCTGACCGGCGTGTATTACCACGCCACCTACAACGCCCAGGCCTTCGTGTTCCGCTGCGAATTGCCCCAGGGCGCCCGGATCAGGCTCAGCAGCGAACACAGCGAACACGCTTACTGGGTCACTGCCGACCTCAGCCCGGTGCAGCAACGGCGCATCCGCGACTGCCTGGCCTTCGCAGGAGAGGTGCAAAGTGCCCGTTTTTGA
- a CDS encoding SDR family NAD(P)-dependent oxidoreductase — MADYQLQGKRAIVTGGSRGIGRVIARTLALEGVDVVISARGREALERTAQELAAETGRRIVPVVADTTSKSEVDALVARTVEALDGVDILVNAAALPGGISTATGISEIIDDDVLLDLDVKVVGYLRTARAVAPLLVEQGWGRIINVGGLAIHKTGRPVATLRNVGVAAITKNLADELGPKGVNVVAVHPGATRTERTDSAAEARAAQGNSIGRIVDASEVAAVIAFLASPLSVAINGDAIAVGGGSPGTIHY; from the coding sequence ATGGCTGACTATCAACTGCAGGGCAAGCGCGCCATCGTCACCGGCGGCAGCCGCGGCATCGGTCGCGTGATCGCCCGCACGCTGGCGCTGGAAGGCGTCGACGTGGTGATTTCCGCGCGTGGCCGCGAGGCACTGGAGCGCACTGCGCAGGAGCTTGCAGCCGAGACCGGCCGCCGCATCGTGCCGGTAGTGGCTGATACCACCAGCAAGTCCGAGGTCGACGCGCTGGTCGCACGCACCGTCGAGGCGCTCGACGGTGTCGACATCCTCGTCAATGCCGCCGCCCTGCCCGGCGGCATTTCCACGGCCACCGGCATCAGCGAAATCATCGATGACGATGTGCTGCTCGACCTCGACGTGAAGGTGGTCGGCTATCTGCGCACCGCCCGTGCCGTGGCGCCACTGCTGGTCGAACAGGGCTGGGGCCGCATCATCAACGTCGGTGGCCTCGCCATCCACAAGACCGGCCGGCCGGTGGCCACGCTGCGCAACGTGGGCGTGGCCGCCATCACCAAGAACCTGGCCGATGAACTGGGGCCGAAGGGTGTCAATGTCGTCGCGGTGCATCCTGGCGCCACCCGCACCGAGCGTACCGACTCGGCCGCCGAAGCCCGCGCCGCGCAAGGCAACAGCATCGGCCGAATCGTCGACGCCAGCGAAGTCGCCGCAGTGATCGCCTTCCTCGCCTCGCCGCTGTCGGTGGCCATCAACGGCGATGCCATCGCTGTGGGAGGCGGCTCGCCGGGAACCATCCATTACTGA
- a CDS encoding HAD family hydrolase, with translation MSIAAVVFDLDDTLHDKSATLRLFALQQYDRYTLRQHGVGERDWLARYVALHTELLPKPAVFLALGQGFGLPAELVDTLATDFDHRLGLHAVPFPGARELVHEARAAGALTALLSNGRDAFQRSKLAGLGLASAFDVVLTSGAAGTRKPAATLFEALFCQLAALRPGLRPADVAIVGDSLAHDIRPARTQGWTTLWKSPLTDASADFSSPQLLQIHHHLIPLIRPTTPQEYRYG, from the coding sequence ATGTCCATCGCCGCCGTTGTCTTCGACCTCGACGACACCCTGCACGACAAGTCGGCCACGTTGCGACTGTTCGCGCTGCAGCAGTACGACCGCTACACCTTGCGCCAGCACGGCGTGGGCGAACGCGACTGGCTGGCACGCTACGTAGCGCTACACACGGAGCTGTTGCCCAAGCCCGCGGTCTTTTTGGCACTGGGCCAGGGCTTCGGACTGCCGGCTGAGCTCGTCGACACGCTCGCCACCGATTTCGATCACCGCCTTGGTCTTCATGCCGTGCCGTTTCCCGGTGCGCGGGAGCTGGTCCATGAAGCCCGGGCCGCCGGTGCGCTGACGGCGCTGCTGAGCAACGGGCGCGATGCCTTCCAGCGCAGCAAGCTCGCCGGTCTCGGCCTCGCATCCGCCTTCGACGTGGTGCTGACCTCCGGCGCCGCCGGCACCAGGAAGCCCGCCGCGACGCTGTTCGAAGCCCTGTTCTGCCAATTGGCCGCCTTGCGCCCCGGCCTGCGCCCCGCCGACGTTGCCATCGTGGGCGACAGCCTGGCGCACGACATCCGTCCTGCGCGCACCCAAGGCTGGACCACGCTGTGGAAATCGCCGCTCACCGACGCCAGTGCCGATTTCAGCAGCCCGCAACTGCTGCAGATCCACCATCACCTGATTCCGCTGATTCGACCCACTACCCCACAGGAGTACCGCTATGGCTGA
- a CDS encoding TauD/TfdA dioxygenase family protein has product MTLLQRNRLALRPLTPVIGAEVSGIDLRQPLDADTVAELQAAINRWKVLFFRDQPISDEDHLRLGRYFGPLTPAHPIADGLESHPEIWERHASEYKKHRPDLGIPTSKPPRDYKGWHIDITFVANPNSYSILRGIEIPAYGGDTLWSNLVAAYDGLSPRIQSLIDGLQAVHRTGSYDAGSGPRVRRDGKPAGPFAALHPLVRVHPHTGEKVLFVNPGTTSHIVGLRERESQALLDLLAEEVTRPEYQVRFHWSPHALVIWDNQATAHAGPIDYAHFDAPRTVRRITVAGELPVGPDGFRSQPLEGELFGVIG; this is encoded by the coding sequence ATGACCCTCCTGCAACGCAACCGCCTCGCCCTGCGCCCGCTCACCCCGGTGATCGGCGCCGAAGTCAGCGGCATCGACCTGCGCCAGCCGCTCGATGCCGATACCGTCGCCGAACTTCAGGCCGCGATCAACCGCTGGAAAGTGCTGTTCTTTCGTGATCAACCCATCAGCGACGAAGACCATCTGCGCCTAGGCCGCTACTTCGGCCCGCTGACGCCGGCCCACCCCATCGCCGACGGCCTGGAATCCCATCCGGAAATCTGGGAGCGCCACGCCAGCGAGTACAAGAAGCACCGGCCGGACCTCGGCATCCCCACCAGCAAGCCGCCGCGCGACTACAAGGGCTGGCATATCGACATCACCTTTGTCGCCAATCCCAACAGCTATTCCATCCTGCGCGGCATCGAGATTCCCGCCTACGGCGGCGATACGCTGTGGAGCAATCTGGTGGCCGCTTATGATGGGCTGTCGCCGCGCATCCAGTCGCTGATCGACGGCCTGCAGGCGGTACATCGCACCGGCAGCTACGACGCAGGCAGTGGCCCGCGCGTGCGACGCGATGGCAAGCCGGCCGGCCCCTTCGCCGCGCTGCACCCGCTGGTGCGCGTCCATCCGCACACCGGCGAGAAGGTGCTGTTCGTCAACCCGGGCACCACCAGTCACATCGTTGGCCTGCGCGAGCGCGAAAGCCAGGCGCTGCTCGATCTGCTCGCCGAAGAGGTAACCCGGCCCGAATACCAGGTGCGCTTTCACTGGAGCCCGCACGCACTGGTGATCTGGGACAACCAGGCCACCGCCCACGCTGGCCCAATCGACTATGCCCACTTCGACGCGCCACGCACGGTGCGCCGCATTACGGTGGCTGGCGAATTGCCGGTAGGGCCCGATGGCTTTCGCTCGCAGCCGCTGGAAGGCGAGCTCTTTGGCGTGATCGGCTGA
- a CDS encoding family 2A encapsulin nanocompartment cargo protein cysteine desulfurase, translated as MTIQTPTSNLLLPAGGAAGLPGEGELSRLASELFALLPGQSAASSAPQRAAPTLEPTGASIPVDAGRAGQQTLAVPQAPASHQPAVGGGALPGAPSTPYYFLGETGSDPLDGLAAQALGGDALRGGPNGLPGNDALAALVLDIDFGRPRTTHAQFAPAGSYYFLTPDGLQRGNDATAHPQATRPPFDVNAVRRDFPILAERVNGKPLIWLDNAATTQKPRAVIDRLAEFYEHENSNIHRAAHELAARATDAYEDARQTVARFIGARSPEEIIFVRGATEAINLVAQTFGKQQIGAGDEIIVSHLEHHANIVPWQQLAAEKGAKIRVIPVDDDGQLRLDEYQKLLSSRTKLVAVTHVSNALGTVTPIEQIIQLAHTAGARVLIDGAQSVSHLRVNVAALDADFFVFSGHKVFGPTGIGVVYGKAELLETLPPWQGGGNMIADVTFEKTVFQPAPMRFEAGTGNIADAVGLGAALKYVERLGLDNIAAYEHGLLEYATAGLKTIPGLRLIGTAREKTSVLSFVLPGYRTEEVGHALNEEGIAVRSGHHCAQPILRRFGLEASVRPSLAFYNTCTEIDTLVNVVSRLAHARR; from the coding sequence ATGACTATCCAGACACCTACAAGTAATCTGCTGCTGCCCGCAGGGGGCGCTGCGGGCTTGCCGGGTGAAGGGGAACTCTCCCGGCTGGCGAGCGAGCTGTTCGCGCTGCTGCCGGGCCAATCCGCAGCCTCGTCCGCGCCACAACGCGCTGCGCCGACGCTGGAGCCGACCGGCGCCAGCATCCCGGTCGATGCCGGTCGTGCCGGCCAGCAGACGCTGGCCGTGCCGCAGGCTCCGGCCTCGCACCAGCCCGCCGTTGGTGGCGGCGCCCTGCCCGGCGCGCCGAGCACGCCGTATTACTTCCTCGGCGAAACCGGCAGCGATCCGCTCGACGGCCTGGCCGCCCAGGCACTCGGTGGCGATGCATTGCGTGGCGGGCCGAATGGCCTGCCCGGCAACGACGCGCTGGCCGCATTGGTGCTGGATATCGACTTCGGCCGGCCCAGAACCACGCACGCGCAGTTCGCGCCGGCAGGCAGCTACTACTTCCTGACGCCGGATGGCTTGCAGCGCGGTAACGATGCCACCGCCCACCCGCAAGCGACACGGCCACCGTTCGATGTGAACGCGGTGCGGCGCGACTTCCCTATCCTGGCCGAGCGGGTCAACGGTAAGCCATTGATCTGGCTGGACAATGCGGCAACCACGCAGAAGCCACGTGCGGTGATCGATCGCCTGGCGGAGTTCTACGAGCACGAGAACTCCAATATCCACCGTGCGGCGCACGAGCTGGCTGCCCGTGCCACCGATGCCTACGAGGATGCGCGACAGACGGTCGCCCGCTTCATCGGCGCCCGTTCGCCCGAGGAGATCATCTTCGTGCGCGGCGCCACCGAGGCGATCAATCTGGTGGCGCAGACCTTCGGCAAGCAGCAGATCGGCGCCGGCGACGAGATCATCGTCTCGCACCTGGAACACCACGCCAACATCGTGCCCTGGCAACAGCTGGCGGCCGAAAAAGGCGCGAAGATCCGCGTGATCCCAGTCGACGACGATGGCCAATTGCGGCTGGACGAGTACCAGAAGCTCCTGAGCAGCCGTACCAAGCTCGTGGCAGTGACGCATGTGTCGAACGCGCTGGGCACGGTGACGCCAATCGAGCAAATCATCCAGCTTGCCCACACGGCAGGTGCCAGGGTGTTGATCGATGGTGCGCAATCGGTGTCGCACCTGCGGGTGAACGTGGCCGCGCTCGATGCCGACTTCTTCGTGTTCTCCGGCCACAAGGTGTTCGGGCCCACCGGCATTGGCGTGGTCTATGGCAAGGCCGAGCTCTTGGAGACGCTGCCCCCCTGGCAAGGCGGGGGCAACATGATTGCCGACGTCACCTTCGAGAAGACAGTGTTCCAGCCAGCCCCCATGCGCTTCGAGGCCGGTACCGGCAACATCGCCGATGCCGTGGGGCTGGGCGCTGCGCTCAAGTATGTGGAGCGGCTGGGGCTCGACAATATCGCGGCCTATGAGCATGGTCTGCTCGAATACGCCACGGCGGGCCTCAAGACCATCCCCGGTCTGCGGCTGATCGGCACGGCGCGCGAGAAGACCAGCGTGCTCTCCTTCGTGCTGCCGGGTTACCGTACCGAGGAAGTCGGCCATGCGCTGAACGAGGAAGGCATCGCCGTTCGCTCCGGCCACCATTGCGCGCAGCCCATCCTGCGCCGCTTCGGGCTGGAAGCCAGCGTGCGGCCGTCACTGGCGTTCTACAACACCTGCACCGAGATCGATACGCTGGTAAATGTCGTGAGTCGGCTGGCGCACGCGCGGCGCTGA
- a CDS encoding family 2A encapsulin nanocompartment shell protein has product MADQDVQLALGDNAARQLANATKTAPQLSTISPRWLVHLLQWLPVEAGIYRLNKVKNPLDVRVGCSQRDEAELPRTFVDYDEAPRELFLNAVTTVLDVHTRVSDLYSSPHDQIKEQLRLTIETIKERQESELINNPEYGLLANVAESQRISTLTGAPTPDDMDDLLTRVWKEPGFFLAHPLAIAAFGRECTRRGVPPPTVSLFGSQFLTWRGIPLVPSDKLPIVDGKTKILLLRTGEKRQGVVGLFQPGLAGEQSPGLSVRFMGINRNAIASYLISLYCSLAVLTDDALAVLDDVEIGKYHDYPDTYK; this is encoded by the coding sequence ATGGCCGACCAAGACGTGCAACTGGCCCTGGGCGACAACGCCGCCCGCCAGTTAGCCAACGCCACCAAAACCGCTCCCCAGCTTTCCACCATTTCTCCACGCTGGCTGGTCCATTTGCTGCAATGGCTACCGGTCGAGGCTGGCATCTATCGCCTGAACAAGGTGAAGAACCCGCTCGATGTGCGTGTCGGCTGCTCGCAGCGTGACGAGGCAGAATTGCCGCGCACCTTCGTCGATTACGACGAGGCACCGCGTGAGCTGTTCCTGAATGCCGTCACCACCGTGCTCGACGTACACACCCGCGTCTCGGACCTCTACTCCAGCCCGCACGACCAGATCAAGGAACAGCTACGCCTGACGATCGAAACGATCAAGGAGCGCCAGGAATCCGAGCTGATCAACAACCCGGAATACGGCCTCTTGGCCAACGTGGCCGAATCGCAGCGGATTTCGACGCTGACCGGCGCACCGACGCCTGACGATATGGATGACCTGCTCACCCGCGTGTGGAAGGAGCCGGGCTTCTTCCTCGCCCACCCGCTCGCCATTGCCGCCTTCGGCCGCGAGTGCACCCGTCGTGGCGTGCCGCCGCCCACGGTCAGCCTGTTCGGCTCGCAGTTCCTCACCTGGCGCGGCATTCCGCTGGTGCCGTCGGACAAACTGCCCATCGTCGACGGCAAGACCAAGATCCTGCTGCTGCGCACCGGCGAAAAGCGCCAGGGCGTGGTCGGCCTGTTCCAGCCGGGCCTCGCCGGCGAACAGAGCCCAGGCCTGTCGGTACGCTTCATGGGCATCAACCGCAATGCCATCGCGTCCTATCTGATTTCGCTGTATTGCTCGCTGGCCGTGCTCACGGACGATGCCCTGGCCGTGCTCGATGACGTGGAGATTGGCAAGTACCATGACTATCCAGACACCTACAAGTAA
- a CDS encoding helix-turn-helix domain-containing protein, translating to MNAAPPVLGRQFGQVIRRWRRQHHWSQEALAERADLNRSYLGEIERGDAMPSLDTAAKLARALGVKLSVLIAFCE from the coding sequence ATGAATGCCGCCCCGCCAGTGCTTGGCCGGCAGTTCGGCCAGGTGATCCGCCGCTGGCGGCGCCAGCACCACTGGTCGCAGGAGGCACTGGCCGAGCGCGCCGACCTCAACCGCTCTTATCTGGGCGAGATCGAGCGCGGCGATGCCATGCCTTCGCTCGATACTGCGGCCAAGCTGGCGCGCGCGCTGGGGGTGAAGCTCTCGGTGCTGATTGCGTTCTGCGAATAA
- the epsC gene encoding serine O-acetyltransferase EpsC encodes MTFTPPARNDQDWSWDLDQVVTELHDARRRWRAKHQRSPSSGEREFPSRDALRIIVHDLCGVLFPMRLGPVELRQQDEDYYVGYTLNQTLNALLKQLQLELGLVRPRNAATGIAAQAQDIVGRFAAALPALRALIDTDIEAAYRGDPAARSVDEVLLCYPGVHAIILHRLAHELYRLDAPLLARIIAEIAHTETGVDIHPGAQIGSDFFIDHGTGVVIGETAVIGQRVRLYQAVTLGAKRFDYSEDGSLQKGNARHPIVEDDVVIYAGATLLGRITIGQGSIIGGNVWLTRSVPNGSHITQANADTRSGVPA; translated from the coding sequence ATGACCTTCACCCCGCCCGCCCGCAACGACCAGGATTGGTCCTGGGATCTGGACCAGGTGGTTACCGAGTTGCACGACGCCCGTCGTCGTTGGCGCGCCAAGCACCAGCGCAGTCCATCGTCGGGCGAGCGCGAGTTCCCTTCGCGCGATGCCTTGCGCATCATCGTGCATGACCTGTGCGGCGTGCTGTTCCCGATGCGGCTGGGGCCGGTGGAGTTGCGTCAGCAGGACGAGGATTACTACGTCGGCTACACACTGAACCAGACGCTGAACGCGCTGCTCAAGCAGCTGCAGCTGGAACTGGGCCTGGTGCGGCCCCGCAACGCCGCTACTGGCATCGCCGCCCAGGCGCAGGACATCGTCGGCCGCTTCGCCGCCGCCCTGCCTGCCCTGCGCGCCCTGATCGACACCGATATCGAAGCGGCCTACCGGGGTGACCCGGCCGCGCGCAGCGTCGATGAGGTGCTGCTGTGCTATCCGGGCGTGCACGCCATCATTCTGCACCGGCTGGCGCATGAACTTTACCGGCTCGATGCGCCGCTGCTCGCACGCATCATCGCCGAGATCGCGCATACCGAGACCGGGGTCGACATCCATCCCGGTGCACAGATCGGCAGCGATTTCTTCATCGATCACGGCACCGGCGTCGTGATCGGCGAGACCGCTGTCATCGGTCAGCGCGTCCGGCTCTACCAAGCGGTGACGCTCGGCGCCAAGCGCTTCGATTACAGCGAAGATGGATCGCTGCAGAAAGGCAATGCCCGCCACCCTATCGTCGAGGACGATGTGGTGATCTATGCCGGCGCCACCCTGCTTGGCCGCATCACCATTGGCCAGGGCTCGATCATCGGCGGCAACGTTTGGCTGACCCGCAGCGTGCCGAACGGCAGCCACATCACCCAGGCGAATGCCGATACCCGCAGCGGAGTGCCCGCATGA
- a CDS encoding rhodanese-like domain-containing protein — protein sequence MPQVLQDVGSTTPEPSAVLESARAQARASQLGYAGGIQPAEAWALFSSGAAKLIDVRTAEERKFVGHVPGSGHVAWQIGAALQPNPRFALELGKFARKTDTILLLCRSGKRSAAAAEAATRAGYTDVFNVLEGFEGDLDAGQQRGASNGWRHAGLPWVQD from the coding sequence ATGCCCCAAGTGCTCCAAGACGTCGGAAGTACGACGCCAGAACCCTCCGCGGTCCTCGAATCGGCGCGTGCCCAAGCCCGCGCCTCCCAGCTGGGCTACGCCGGTGGCATCCAGCCGGCCGAGGCCTGGGCATTGTTTTCCAGCGGCGCCGCCAAACTGATCGACGTGCGCACCGCCGAGGAGCGCAAGTTCGTCGGCCATGTACCAGGCAGTGGCCACGTTGCCTGGCAAATCGGCGCCGCGCTGCAGCCCAATCCGCGCTTCGCGCTTGAACTGGGCAAGTTCGCTCGCAAGACCGACACCATTCTGCTGCTGTGCCGTAGCGGCAAGCGCTCAGCCGCCGCCGCCGAGGCAGCGACCCGCGCCGGTTACACCGACGTATTCAACGTGCTCGAAGGCTTCGAGGGCGATCTCGATGCCGGACAGCAGCGTGGCGCATCCAACGGCTGGCGCCATGCTGGTCTGCCCTGGGTGCAGGACTGA
- a CDS encoding sigma-54 interaction domain-containing protein, translating to MNARYRDQDGDDAPLITLPNSQALATSIRATAQVFDDPKSVALLGRIRQVAPSEANVLIIGETGTGKELIARHVHALSHRANGPFVAVNCGAFSESLVESELFGHEKGAFTGAFSAKAGWFEAASGGTLFLDEIGDLPMSIQVKLLRVLQEREVVRLGSRKAVPIDVRVIAATNVRLEEAVAAGHFREDLFYRLRVVNLELAALRDRPGDILPLARYFVDEYRRRLGYGKVGIAADAEHKLLQHPWPGNIRELENAVHHGLLVCRNQVLRGDDLHLSSLQLRRAGTAASVPPDATVQLEQALLALFEENREALFEQIEEIVMRTAYHHCHRNQVQAAKLLGISRNILRARLIKNGEIDALR from the coding sequence ATGAACGCACGCTACCGCGACCAGGACGGCGATGACGCCCCGTTGATCACCCTGCCGAACTCACAGGCACTGGCCACGTCGATCCGCGCCACCGCCCAGGTGTTCGACGATCCCAAATCAGTGGCGCTGCTGGGCCGGATTCGCCAGGTGGCACCCAGCGAAGCCAATGTGCTGATCATTGGCGAGACCGGCACCGGCAAGGAGCTGATCGCACGGCATGTGCACGCGCTCAGTCATCGGGCAAACGGGCCCTTCGTGGCCGTGAACTGCGGCGCGTTTTCCGAATCGCTGGTCGAAAGCGAGCTGTTCGGCCATGAGAAAGGCGCCTTCACCGGCGCGTTCTCGGCCAAGGCCGGCTGGTTCGAAGCCGCCAGCGGCGGCACGCTGTTCCTGGATGAGATCGGCGATCTGCCCATGAGCATCCAGGTAAAGCTGCTGCGCGTGCTGCAGGAGCGTGAAGTGGTGCGGCTGGGCTCGCGCAAGGCGGTACCGATCGATGTCCGGGTGATCGCAGCGACCAACGTACGGCTGGAGGAAGCGGTGGCCGCCGGGCATTTCCGTGAGGATCTGTTCTACCGCTTGCGCGTGGTGAACCTGGAGCTCGCCGCCCTGCGCGATCGGCCGGGCGACATCCTGCCGCTGGCCCGCTACTTCGTCGATGAATACCGGCGGCGCCTGGGCTATGGCAAGGTGGGCATCGCCGCCGATGCCGAGCACAAGCTGCTGCAACATCCTTGGCCGGGCAATATTCGCGAGCTGGAAAACGCCGTGCATCATGGCCTGCTGGTCTGCCGCAACCAGGTATTGCGCGGCGATGATCTGCATCTGTCGTCGCTACAGTTGCGACGCGCCGGCACCGCGGCCAGCGTACCGCCCGATGCCACAGTACAGCTGGAACAGGCACTGCTCGCATTGTTCGAGGAAAACCGCGAGGCGCTGTTCGAGCAGATCGAGGAGATCGTCATGCGCACTGCCTACCATCACTGCCATCGCAACCAGGTGCAGGCAGCCAAGCTGCTTGGCATCAGCCGCAACATCCTGCGGGCGCGGCTGATCAAGAACGGCGAGATCGATGCCTTGCGCTGA